A window of Variovorax sp. HW608 genomic DNA:
GTACGGCTGGCGACCGGCAACACCCTGATCAGCGATCAATTCAACGACCAGGTGATCGAGGTCAACCCTTCGATGCAGATCGTTGCCACCTATGGAACGATCAACGATCCCGGCTTCAGCCCGAGCACCGCAGTCCAGATGAATGCGCCCTACAGTGCCTACGTGATCGGCGACTACACCGGCATCACCTCCCCGTTCTGAGCGCACCTTGCCTGCTGAGCTAGAATCGCGCCCTCAGTCATTGGGGAGTAGCTGACCTGCGCAACGCGGGGGCTCGCGTCAACACACTTGGCCCATAGGCCATGGCGCGAGCAGCTTCACGGCCTGGCAAGACCTTTGACCACACCGCCTCCGGATTGGGCCGGGGATGCGGGGTGGTCTTTGCGTTTCCGGCCCCTGGATTTCTCTTTCATGGAAGCATTTCTCGTGTCCACCGGCGTTGTCGCGCTCGGTGAGATGGGCGACAAGACCCAGTTGCTCGCGATCGTTCTCGCCGCCACGTTCCGACGGCCCTGGCCGATCATTGCGGGCATCTTCGTCGCCACGATCGTGAACCACGCGGCCGCAGGCGCGCTGGGCGGTTGGGTCGCCCACATGCTCGGGCCGGATCTCTTGCGCTGGGTCATCGGCATCTCGTTCCTGGCGATGGCCGGCTGGATGCTGATCCCCGACAAGCTCGATGAGGAAACCGCTGGCAGCGGCAGCCGTTTCGGGGTCTTCGGCACGACAGTCGTCGGCTTCTTCCTCGCGGAGATGGGTGACAAGACCCAGATCGCAACCGTGGCTCTGGCTGCTCGCTATACCGACGTGGTGCAGGTCGTGCTGGGCACGACCGTCGGGATGATGCTGGCGAACGTTCCAGCAGTCTTCCTTGGTGACAGGATCGCCCAGAAGGTATCGATGCGCCTCGTCCATGGCGTGGCTGCCGCCATCTTCGGCATGCTGGGCTTGCTGACGCTGTTCAATGTCGGCAAGCTGTTCTAATCGTCGTTCTGTGGTGGGTTATGGAAGAAGCTGGAGACGTGGAATCTGAACCGCAAGTGCCGCTCGCGAGGATGAGGGTCGGGGCATGGCTCTTTGCCATTGCGGCCCTGCTGGTGGTCGCCGGCCTCGTCTGGGCGAGCGACTGGATCACATTGCAGAACGAGCGAACCATCTACACGGTCGACTGCACGGGCGGCGGATGGCAGGGCCGGCGTTGCAGCGGAAGACTGAAGGCGAGCGACCGATATCGATTCCGCGCGCTGCGGGCACGCGGCGAAGTGCTGTTCTGGGTCGTGGGTAGCGGCGAGCCGTCGGGCAAGCTGGCACCCTGCGCAATCGCCAGCGGCCGGAACTGGACCTGCAAGGCGGGCCCGGATTCCGCGCACTCGATCACGCTACAGATGTCCAAGGGCCGGGCGGTCGCCAGCCGCAACGGCACTACCCGGTCGTTTCATGCCATTCCCAAGTGGCGCTGGTACCTGCTTCGCTGGGGCATCGCGCTGGGCCACGATGCGGCGAATTGAGATGGCGAACCGGCGGGAGCCTGGCTACTTGTTCACGGGTGGAACGGCAGGGGTTGCAGGCACCGCCGGCGTTGCCGGACCGCCGCGGACACTCGGGACTGCGGGCGTCGCCGGAATTGCAGGAATTGCAGGAGTCGCAGCGGTTGCATGGGTCGCAGGGCTTGCATGGGCGACGGTGGCGACGCCATGGTGTCCGTGATGACCGTGGTGTCCATGGTTGGGGGCGGCTGCCGTGTGGCTTGCCGCAGGCGAGCCGTGGTGGCCGGCCGTTGCCGCCGTTGCGGGCGCACCGCCATGGCCGACGGCGGCAGCCGAGTTGCCTGGCCCTGCGCCGCCTGGGCCGTTTCCGCCAGCGCCGCCACCACCGCCGCCGCCGCCGCCGCCGCCGCCGTGCGCATGGGCGACGGTGCCGGACAACGCGGCCATGAAAAGAGTCACGACGGTTGCCGCGACACTGCGCTTGTTGAATTTCATTCGAGCTCCTGGGTTTCGAAAAGAGAAGACCCCAGCGGGGCCTCCTTATCCAACGGGCAGCGTCCGGCGCTGGCCGACGCCTGATGCAATTCGTCGCAATTTGACCGGGGCAGCTGGCCGGAACGCTCATGCGTCCAAGCGAGGCATCTGCCGCGCGTCGGGCAGAACGCGGACAGCGACCGCCTCGTCACGGCCGCGCAGGCGTGCATCGAGCGGCGCCAGCAGGCCGGCCGGGATTCCGGCATGGCGGAACACCGCGTCCGAGACGATGGCCTCGCAGCCGACCTCGCGGGTCAACTGCTGAAGCCTGGAGGCCACGTTCAACGCATCGCCCAACGCGGTGAATGTCACGTGCTCGCGAAAGCCGATCTCGCCCATGACCGAGCGGCCACAGTGCACGCCGATGCCGAAGCGGATGGGCTGTCGCAACTGCGGTCCCATCGCCTCGTTCAGTGCCGCGATGTTCATGGCGATCCGCGGCACCGCGGCGAGCGCCTGGCGGCATGCGGTGGCGGGGTCGGTCGCCAGGCCGAATATGGCGAGGACGCCGTCGCCCAGGAACTGGTTCGGCAAGCCGCTTTCCTGCACGATCGCGGCGCAGGTCGCAGCCAGGAAGCGACTGACGAGGAACAGGCTGTCGAACGGCAATTGCTCCGCGGCGAGCCGCGTGGAGTCGCGCATGTCCACGAACATGAATGCACCGAATCGCTCCTTCGGCATGGCGCCCCATCGCCGGCCCGGCTCGAAGGCCTTGGAGCTCGCCGGCGGCACCAGGGGCCACACGGCAAGATCGGCCTTCGGACGCAGCTGACATGCGAGGCGCACGAAGCGCGGGTCGGCGTCCAGGCGTGCCAGCACGCGTCGTTCCGCCTCCCGCGGCGCCGGCAGCCTGGCGTCGCCGACGACACGCACCCGGCACAACGAGCACCGGGCACGGCCTCCGCAGGCGCTTGCGTGGGGGATGCCCCCGATCCTGCTTGCCTCCAGCACCGAGAATCCGAGCGGCACGTGGACCTGCCGCCCGTCCGGATAGCGCACGCAGACCCGGCCTCTGCTGCGCTCCCACAGCGAGCGTGCCCCGCGCGCCGAAAGCACCAGCAACAGTGCGCCACCGGCGAAGAGAAGAAAGTCATTGCGCAGGTCGACGAGCCAGCGGTCTTGCGCTGGCGTCCCGACGACGGTCTGGGCGAGCGCCTGGGCACGCCAGCCCGGGTTCTGCGCCAGCGCCACCACCTCGCGGCCGCCCTGCAGATAGCCCAGCAAGGCGAGCACCGGCAAGAGCACCGCGAGGCTCGTGAGCACACTGCGCCACGCGCCGAACCACGGCTTCAGTCGCAACCAGAACCAGATGCCGAAGCACCCATGCACCCAGGCCACCACGAGCAGCGCCAACTGCACCCGGCCGAACGACGGCTGGGCGATCCAGAGCGAATACAGCAACTGGGCATAGCCCTT
This region includes:
- a CDS encoding TMEM165/GDT1 family protein translates to MEAFLVSTGVVALGEMGDKTQLLAIVLAATFRRPWPIIAGIFVATIVNHAAAGALGGWVAHMLGPDLLRWVIGISFLAMAGWMLIPDKLDEETAGSGSRFGVFGTTVVGFFLAEMGDKTQIATVALAARYTDVVQVVLGTTVGMMLANVPAVFLGDRIAQKVSMRLVHGVAAAIFGMLGLLTLFNVGKLF
- a CDS encoding adenylate/guanylate cyclase domain-containing protein; amino-acid sequence: MPGSRRLRILRPAGARSVRLASGLVLFVYVGTHLLNHSLGNASLAWLERGLLVQKFIWQAWPGTILLYGALAIHFCLGLWALYERRALHWTPKEVAQLTLGLCIPPLLANHLVNTRIAFAAFGLDKGYAQLLYSLWIAQPSFGRVQLALLVVAWVHGCFGIWFWLRLKPWFGAWRSVLTSLAVLLPVLALLGYLQGGREVVALAQNPGWRAQALAQTVVGTPAQDRWLVDLRNDFLLFAGGALLLVLSARGARSLWERSRGRVCVRYPDGRQVHVPLGFSVLEASRIGGIPHASACGGRARCSLCRVRVVGDARLPAPREAERRVLARLDADPRFVRLACQLRPKADLAVWPLVPPASSKAFEPGRRWGAMPKERFGAFMFVDMRDSTRLAAEQLPFDSLFLVSRFLAATCAAIVQESGLPNQFLGDGVLAIFGLATDPATACRQALAAVPRIAMNIAALNEAMGPQLRQPIRFGIGVHCGRSVMGEIGFREHVTFTALGDALNVASRLQQLTREVGCEAIVSDAVFRHAGIPAGLLAPLDARLRGRDEAVAVRVLPDARQMPRLDA